A section of the Deltaproteobacteria bacterium genome encodes:
- a CDS encoding efflux RND transporter periplasmic adaptor subunit has protein sequence MTTSRALLLVMICASSCLASLAEGAGETLVLDATQRDALGIGVARADRVERMMGPALPAKVVVPNTQLHVVSAPRAGLVEELCVAAGDAIEKGKPLARIRSPELLEIERDYLELQSQAALAATNADRDRRLFAEGLVPERRLRETQATQRQLITALAERRQALGLAGLDADALERLTSSGELISLMTVTSPLDAIVLEQSVTVGERVRGADPLYRLGNLSPLWLEIHTPIERLAGIIPGTPVTISDLGIAAEVIAVGRAVHEADQGVTVRAEVRDGAERLRPGQVVSVQFRPATAGGPAYRVPLASIVRVGNASYVFLARPEGFVPVVVRVLAEEPRSVVVEASLPDEAEIVVRGTASLKSLWTRGGD, from the coding sequence GTGACCACGTCCCGAGCGCTCCTTCTGGTAATGATCTGCGCATCGTCGTGCCTCGCCTCGCTCGCCGAGGGCGCCGGCGAAACGCTCGTCCTGGACGCGACCCAGCGAGACGCGCTCGGAATCGGCGTCGCGCGCGCCGACCGCGTGGAGCGGATGATGGGTCCCGCGCTGCCGGCGAAGGTCGTCGTTCCGAACACCCAGCTGCACGTCGTCAGCGCCCCGCGCGCCGGCCTCGTGGAAGAGCTGTGCGTCGCCGCGGGCGATGCGATCGAGAAGGGCAAGCCGCTGGCGCGCATCCGCAGCCCCGAGCTCCTCGAGATCGAGCGGGACTACCTCGAGCTCCAGAGTCAGGCGGCGCTCGCCGCCACGAACGCAGATCGGGACCGGCGGCTGTTCGCGGAAGGGCTCGTTCCCGAGCGGCGGTTGCGCGAGACCCAGGCGACGCAACGACAACTGATCACGGCACTCGCCGAACGCCGGCAGGCGCTCGGGCTCGCGGGGCTCGACGCCGACGCGCTCGAGCGTCTCACCAGCTCGGGCGAGCTCATCAGCCTGATGACGGTGACGTCCCCGCTCGACGCGATCGTACTCGAGCAGAGCGTCACCGTCGGCGAGCGCGTGCGGGGCGCGGACCCCCTCTACCGGCTCGGCAATCTGAGCCCGCTCTGGCTCGAGATCCACACGCCGATCGAGCGACTCGCCGGCATCATCCCCGGAACGCCGGTGACGATCTCCGATCTCGGGATCGCGGCCGAGGTCATCGCGGTCGGGCGGGCCGTCCACGAGGCGGACCAGGGCGTCACGGTGCGCGCGGAGGTGCGCGACGGCGCCGAGCGGCTGCGTCCGGGACAGGTCGTCTCCGTCCAGTTTCGCCCTGCGACAGCGGGGGGGCCGGCGTACCGGGTTCCGCTCGCTTCGATCGTCCGCGTCGGGAACGCGAGCTACGTCTTCCTCGCGCGGCCGGAAGGATTCGTTCCGGTGGTCGTACGGGTGCTCGCGGAGGAGCCGCGTTCCGTGGTCGTCGAGGCGAGCCTGCCCGACGAGGCGGAGATCGTCGTGCGGGGGACGGCCTCGCTCAAGTCCCTGTGGACGCGAGGCGGCGACTGA
- a CDS encoding TolC family protein — translation MRRRAHGASAFWLLIVSLAPPPSAAADPTLAEVVARAVERSPARPVIAVTSAEAAALSRRGSSWLAGIPSVALSHRTDAVGSNDGLHESIVALSLPVWLPGRRDARGRIAVAADLEARSAGSTLDWEVAGEVREAVWAVAIARTDLGRAERVATAALELEKRVERRSQAGELAHSDTILAREDTWRRRAEELQARSVVAQALSAYESLSGLTALPADFRERRAAVLPNEEDHPRLAATRARWARAEAEMEATRRDRGGAPSVTLGGQRERDARGQYFNESIIFGVSVPIGIPAQVDAEITRFARIAAEAERDHRAAAREVRLAIRAAELRLAASEAALGAARSAADLARESERMAERAFELGESDLVTLLLVRDRATSATAVAETRAVERDREIAHYNQALGVLP, via the coding sequence ATGCGCCGCCGTGCCCATGGGGCGAGTGCATTCTGGCTCCTGATCGTCTCCCTTGCGCCGCCTCCGAGCGCGGCGGCGGATCCGACGCTCGCCGAGGTGGTGGCGCGTGCGGTCGAGCGCAGCCCGGCGCGGCCGGTGATCGCCGTGACGTCGGCGGAGGCGGCGGCGCTGTCGCGGCGAGGCTCGAGCTGGCTCGCAGGGATTCCGTCCGTTGCGCTCAGCCATCGCACGGACGCCGTCGGAAGCAACGACGGGCTCCACGAGTCTATCGTCGCCCTGTCCCTGCCGGTCTGGCTGCCGGGCCGGCGAGACGCCCGGGGGCGCATCGCCGTGGCCGCAGACCTCGAAGCGCGCAGCGCCGGCTCGACTCTCGACTGGGAGGTCGCCGGAGAGGTGCGCGAGGCGGTCTGGGCCGTCGCGATCGCGCGAACGGATCTCGGCCGCGCAGAGCGTGTCGCAACCGCAGCCCTCGAGCTCGAGAAGCGGGTCGAGCGTCGTTCGCAAGCTGGTGAGCTGGCCCACAGCGATACGATCCTCGCGCGCGAGGACACCTGGCGTCGCCGCGCCGAGGAGCTGCAGGCGAGGAGCGTCGTCGCACAGGCGCTGAGCGCCTACGAGAGCTTGTCGGGTCTCACGGCGCTGCCGGCCGACTTCCGCGAGCGGCGCGCTGCCGTCCTCCCAAACGAGGAGGACCACCCCCGTCTCGCCGCGACACGTGCTCGCTGGGCACGGGCCGAGGCCGAAATGGAGGCCACGCGCCGCGACCGCGGAGGCGCCCCGTCCGTGACGCTCGGCGGACAGCGCGAGCGCGATGCCCGCGGGCAGTACTTCAACGAGTCGATCATCTTCGGCGTTTCCGTCCCGATCGGGATTCCCGCCCAGGTGGACGCGGAGATCACGCGCTTCGCGCGCATCGCCGCCGAGGCCGAGCGTGATCATCGCGCCGCTGCACGCGAGGTGCGCCTCGCAATTCGTGCGGCGGAGCTCCGGCTGGCGGCATCGGAGGCGGCGCTCGGCGCGGCCCGCTCCGCGGCCGATCTCGCCCGCGAGAGCGAGCGCATGGCAGAGCGGGCGTTCGAGCTCGGGGAATCCGACTTGGTCACGCTGCTGCTGGTTCGCGACCGGGCGACGTCCGCGACCGCGGTCGCCGAGACGCGTGCGGTAGAGCGGGACCGCGAAATCGCTCACTACAATCAAGCCCTGGGCGTCCTGCCGTGA